One Drosophila teissieri strain GT53w chromosome X, Prin_Dtei_1.1, whole genome shotgun sequence genomic window, TAATAAGCGAATAAAAAACTCGATTAGTTTGCTCCGTTCTCTTTACAGCGTCTTtacatatttactttaaaaatgCCGCCCATGTCTTGCGATCTCGTTTTCGTTTCTAGCCAATTTCGATCCGAGTGCCCGATTGCTAATATCTTACAGTTGATCATTTCAATGGGAGTTCGCTCTAGTTGGGGTTCGTTAGGTGTTTGTATATTAGGTCTTTGTATATTATGGCTAGTAAATGTTGAGTTGAGAACTTTCGCTGTGTGGGCAGTGTTCGGGTGCGACTTAGTTGGTTGGCCACTTGGCGTCCACCGGAAGTTGGAAGTTGGCCTCCGGGATTCGCTCTAAAATGCTTCGATTATTCTTGCTGTGAGTTGCGCTGGTATATAGTTGTCGATAGGCTTAAGTATCTTGTCTATAACTATTTTATAATATCTATTCGTGTATATATCGCGTGTgtatacatatctatataaCTTTGTAGTTCGGTTTGTCGTCGTCGGCttgttttgttcttttgttgttttgttcttttgttGTCTTGTTCTTTTGGGGAAGGGGGGCAGTACTTTGTGTTAGTTTTGCATTGCTATCGGTTGCATACCAAGTCCGAATTGTTCATCTCTCGTCTATTTGGTTactgtttgtttggtttacGCTAGTTAGCTAGTACTATGCATGCCTTTCGTTTAGCTACTAAATATACAGTTAGCCCACTAAGTATCTACATATATCTTCGTTTAAGTTTAGGTTTAATAAATGCATTCCATGTTAAGCTTAGGTTAAATACACAATAAAATCGCGGGCTCGAATCCTCCATCGATTCAACCCGCCAGTCCCGGACGATCCCGTCCAGGTGTGGGGATCGTCCGCAGCACAACCCAGACCCAGGACAGAGTCGAGCACTAAACGGGGGATCCCCTGAATGGCTGTGGCCGGGAATGGGCAGTGGCTGGGTTCGGCGTCTTAACAGTAGCAGTACGAGTCCTTGGGTGCTTAAATAATTCGAAGTCCTTCAACTAATGTAGGTTTGGCATACTCGAGGTCAcgtcggttcggttcggttcgattcgattcgattcgattcgctTGCAACGTAAAGTAGGGAGTGTTTTCATGTTAGCATtgctaatttgaatttgttcGATTTGTGAACATTTATTTAGGAGTAGGTATAAATGCAGTCAGTCAGGAACTTAGGCCATGGAAAGTGTAAGCGAGTGAGTATGGCCAATAAACATAGGTCTTTCGGAAATTGGAATGACTAGAAGTTATCACATATGTGTATTGCTATTGTAGAAGTTTGTGGAAGGTTCGTTAGCTAGTTATATAAACCgaacgaaaccaaaaaaaaagttataaagtGGTGTCACAAAAGTCTCCAGACTCAGAAATCGActtttgaatatattaatttattctaatcttaaatatttttgtctGGATTCCGTTGGCAGTTCGCACTTACAGGTAAAAACATTGAATATCCAAACCAAAAAGCTAGTTAGAACCCGCCACGCCCATTTGCCCATCCATTCAGTTGCCCGTTTTCTACTTAAAAATTGACTCCCGACAAGTGCCTAAAAAATCTTTTCTAACTTTGCTACTACAGTTCGATTCTAGAACTTATGACCTACGATCCGAATTCGATTTGAATATTTGGTGGATGCTTTTTAGGTTCAAGTGTCGGTCTTTCGTTTTCGGtatggttttcattttctttttcatttccattttcgttttcttttcattttgctgtttttctgttttctgttttttgttgtagaggatatacaatttatatattttcgtaGATTAATGTTGTATAATACAATAAGTTAGCCCCCGTAAAATTGTTTCTTTCTGACAATTTAGCGCtttaaaattggtaaaaaTATGCTATTATCAAAAAGGAATAACCGTGTCCTaaatggatatatatatatatatttatataagtaaTAGATCGCTGATATATGTTACATGTGTCCGTCCGtccatctgtctgtctgcGGGTGTCTAGTATCTGTGTTTCAATCCATGTCACTTCATGTCGACTTCCTTGGAATGTTCGGGTATAGTTCGGTGTATAGTATGTACAAAAGACGAAACGCAGGACTCCGGTCTAGGATACGATTACGATACGATAAATGTACGTTAAATGCAACAAATCAAGAAGGAACACTCGCCGCTCCAGCAATACTTAGTCCCATTTCCCCGATTCCCTCGATATATGTTTACCTATCCTACATCCGAGTTCTAGGAAGACGCCCCAATCCCAAGTCCTGACCAATTCCTGTCTTATATGTCCTGCCTGCCTTCACTGGGTGTTGTGGTTTTAGCAGCAACCATCTTACAGCTCCGTCACCGCATAGTTGCTCTCGTCGGTTATCgctggcggtggcggcggcagatcatcatcgtcgtccaCCGCTCCTCCGCCCCCACCGGGTacgcctcctccgcctccgccatTGTGCAGCACCTTGCCATTGGCCGCCGGTCCTGCTCCCATTCGGCCCTTTGTCGCCTCCGTTTGCGCttccagcggcggcggcggcagcgaggTGTCCTCGTTGGcgtttcctcctcctcctacaCCGCCTCCTCCGTTCTGCAGACCCGACGGCACTCCTCCATTGGCCTCGTTCAGCGGCTGTGCGACGGGCGGGGGCGGCGAGGTGGGCGTGCCAATGCGCGGCGGAGGAATAGCCTTCATCTGGGGCGGCAATTTCATCGGTGGACGCTGCAGGGTCCTGCACGGAGAGGAAAGATTCAGTTTAGGATATATCATGGCTAATTGTTAAAGCCTTTAGTTTAAAAcgttttgtaattttgtaaCGATGGTCGCGGGGTAGTAGTTGCAAaataagagagaacgctatagtcgagttcctcgactatcggatacccgttactcagctagtgcgAACGGGACGGCGATGTGAGCGACAGGAAAAGAattagagggggcgtggcaatgtCTTGAAACAACCTTGCATGACGTAGGTGTCATTAAAATCTAAAATCGTAATCTAAAATTTCGAGCTTTAGAGATATCGAAATatatacggacagacggacagatgaGCGGACAgaaagacagacggacggCCTTTTTTTCTACCTGTGTTTTACtttaaacgaatctagtataccctttccTCTACCAACGGGATTAAAGGGATTCAAACTGGGATgctaaaatactttttaacatAACTAGCGTTCTAAATAGTCGCACATTAAAAcatgcaaaataataataaacatgttttaaagaataaaataaaacaacaaatggtaatattaatattaattatccTTATTGATGGATAATAGAATAAAAGCATTCATTATGCTGTTTAATGCATTCCTGAAGCAGTTATGAAAGGAATTTAAAGTTCTTTTATTTGCACCCCAACACCTACTTGGAGTAGTTTTGGTGGTGAGCCTGCTGACGCTGCTCGTAGATGGACTCCACCTTGGGCTGCTCCGCATCTTTGGGGATCTCCGGCAGTGGGCAGTTGAGAATCGATGGCTTGTACTTGGGATCAAACTTGCCGCCTTGCCGCAAAGTGGAGCACTTGTAGATCTGCTTATCCCGATCATAAATGGCGCTATCCATGGCCGTGCTGATGGGCACGACATCCGATTcgttttgctgttgctgctgatgatgttgctgctgctgttgctgctggtgaagttgctgctgctggtgttgctgctgctggtgctgctgctgctggtgctgctggagctgttgctggtgttgctgcggGGACTTGAGCTGatgcagctgttgctgctgctgcgagggGGGcggtggttgctgctgctgctgatgcaagCTGGGTGGATGCTGGTGCGCCGGTATCTGTGGGCCACCCTGGCTGTTCTGGCGACGCATTGTGGCCAAATTGGATACATATATGGAGCCCTGGCTAACAGCAACTAGCGGCTGATATATGGAATGGGGATTGCCATTGGCCGCCAGTTGGGGCGCCAAATGCGCCGGAATCTGCTGGTAGATCTGGCTCTGGCCCGGCCCCAGGTGATGCGGTGCATGGTGGGCCGCAGTGGTATAGGTGCCATATTGCTGCGCCTGCTGTTGGTGGTAGATCGCATGCTGGTGCTGCACGGCAGCGGCCACGGCGGCGGCCGAGTGCGAATGCGGATGCTggtgcggatgtggatgctggTGGGGATGATGGCAGTAGATGGGCTGTGGTCCTCCCAGCTGTTGctgtgcctgctgctgttgctgctgtgcctgctgctgctgctgttgctgttgggcGGCCTGCGTGGTCGGCGGCATGTTGGCGGCggcgtttgctgctgctgcgactgctgctgctgcgggggGTGGCGACGGTTTTCAGTAAAAGTCATTCGCTTCCAATGTCTTGCATTGTTTGCTTAGGGTTGCATATTTACCATTATTGGGACCTAcaaaaatgcacacacacaacgatTAGCAATAGGCGCGGGTTGGACgaaggatgtggatgtggacgttggatgcggatgcaggatgcagggtGCAGGTGGTCGGCGCGACGATGGTGTGGTCGTGGAGTGGGTCGATGGATGGGCGCGGGCATTTAGCATGGAATGAGATTATATAGAAGAATATACGTGATGAGAGCGAATTGAGCGGTTTGCCGTTTATTTGGGACGCAAAGCTAGTTTGAAAATATCTGAACCGGTTGCGTATCGGTTTAGTAACggttatttatattcaaattcCGATGAAATCGGTTAACGCttattgtttatttctttctcAACATTGTCTgaatgttataaataaaatgtatgcCATTTCAAactttacatatgtacatttgttttaaaacatGAAATAAGTTAATTTAAGATTTTTCTGAATTACACATAATTAGATTAAATAGATATAAGATTACCAGCTCAATTTCGTCTTTGGACTTTATACACATATGGACACAAAGATtgatataaatatgtacacgTACACTGAGATAAAAACGCCTTAATGAAAGCTCATAAAATATCAGAAATCTGTTCATCGAAAAtttgataattttaaaatacacaACATTTACCAAATGTTTTTGATGTAATGCCCAAATtctttaaatacaatttttaaatgtttgcctttgtgGGTTTCAgcacattttacattttcggAGCTTTTTCAGTTAGGACGTTTTTTTCCTCAGTGTAAGGTCAGATAGAGTAGTGGGCGTGTGTTTCGAGTTGAGTTTcgggagtgggtggtgtgggcTCCCCACTTACCGGTCATGTGGGTGGGGCTGTGGTTGTGCGACGGCAGCCGGCCCAGCGTGTGGGTGCCCATGGCGCGcatgttctgctggatgtgggCGTGGGCCATCATCTCGTGCTGCTGGCGCTTGCTGGGATGCTGGAGCGTATGGGAGCCGCTGATCACCGGCGGACTGAAGTGCCTGGAATGTCAGATATGGCGCAAGAGCAGAGAAAACGGGACGAGAGAgaacagagaaagagagatcGAGAGAATGGAGGCGGGAATCGGGCGGGACGGGTCACGAAGGGATCTTCTAAAACATACCCATTATGATTTCGCGGCAATGTCCTGGCGGCGTTCATCATCTGCTGGTGGTTCTGCGGTGCCGGATGCGAAATATACGACGGCTCATCCACCTGGGCGTAGTCATTCCGTTTGCGTATATAAATCCACGTGTGCGAGTCCACCCACACCATGATAGTAAGCAAAATGGCGGCAATAAAGCTGGCTATCAGCATAAGAACCAGTCCCAGTAATCCTCCCTCGCAAAGTCCTCGAGCGGCGGCCAAAAAATTGTGATGCACTGCCTTGCAATCTACGAGCGCCGTCAGTTGGGTCAGCAATCTCTCACTGCTATTCAGATCGGCATTCACAGCACCCAACTTGGGCTGCAGCCCCGAGGATTTGAAGAGCACCAGCGATATCTTCATAACTGTGGCCATGGCACTGCGAGCATTGTTTAGGGAATTCTGTGATTCCCTCAGGCGTTGGGTAAACGGATTCGTGTGACCTGGTTCGCATTGGGTGTAGTGCAGTAGCACATTCGTGGGCAGGTCCCTGGGAGCCGTGGACACCAGGAAATCCGCTGGCGAAATGCACAGATCGCCGACAGCCACCGAGGAGGAGAGATACAGACCGGACATTAGCCAGGAACCGGTAACGGCTAGCAAGCCGCACACGCTGAACAGGATTAGGGCGCAACGCGAGTGccgggccacgcccaccagcagtACGGCACACAACACAAGGAGCAGGGCCAAGGTGGCCACCGTGCCCGGCCAGCGGATCAGTTCCCATTGGTCGCCGCGCTGTTGGGATACAAATGTCATCAATTTGGCATTATTGCTGTCTACATGTGGATATTAAAAGTGCCTACCGTCAGGAAGTGAGTCATGGAGATGCCCATCAGGGGTCGTCGGATATCGCTGGCCGCATTCGTGGCTAGGGTAACGTTTCCCTGGACAATATTGAGCGACACAAAGAGCTTAGAGAGGGCCGTTTGATTCGACACCGGCTGATCGAAGATGTCCGCCAGTTCCACCAGCTGCGGCCGTATGCGATTCGTCAGCGTGTTCTCCAAGATGTGCGTCTGATTCCGGATGGTCGTGACCAGATTGTCCACCTTCCTGCCCGCCGTCAGCACCTCCAGCAGTCCATTGTGCAGATCATCATTCCCGTACAATCCCAACCCAATCGCCGCACAGCACATCACCGTCACGATGGACAGGGCCACCTTCAGGCTGGTGATCGAGTGCGCTGGCCGCGGCTTCCGGTCACAGCAGCGGGTCATTAGATAGAAGAGCAGTCCCAGCAGCGAGACGATCAGCAGGGCAGCCGGAACCGAGCCCAGAATGCCCAGGCTCTATAAGTGGAATCAAGGGTAATAAAGTTGGTAAAACTTGTTAAAGAAAAGCTATTCctataaactatatttttgtatatatatacgatGCATGTTTTAATAGAATTTTTGATATATGTTGGAAATTATtagaaaaacaattaaaatcgaatatttGAACGACAAAttgatattttcatatttgtgtaattttaattttaagcgACCATCTGactgaatattaaaaacaaattaaattcaattctgCTAAAACCATATCATATCATAATCATTGACCATTCAAACGAACTTCCACTGTACTTTGAGTCAATTGAATGCGCTATACGGAAGTACTACTGCACTGCACCGAGAGAGTTTACTCACCTCCAAGTAGATCTCATCGTTGGGTCGGAACGTGCTGTTGATCTTGTGGAACGTGATGTTGTAGTGGGGCAGGGCGTGGAGTAGCTTCGCTATCACCGGCACCTTGTACTGGTCCGTGAACTCGTGATAGTCGCCCATCCTGGCCTGCTTTCCTCGGCTCCTCCCCTTGTGGAATCGGAATGTGTTCCTGCTCTTCCTGTCCTTTGTTGCTCCTGGCGGTTTTCCTTTCCCTCGTTACAGCTGCGTTTTTCTGCTACGTGCTCACGGGCCTGAGTTTCCTAACCTCTTGACACCAAATCCAAATTGCTGTGC contains:
- the LOC122625293 gene encoding protein tweety codes for the protein MGDYHEFTDQYKVPVIAKLLHALPHYNITFHKINSTFRPNDEIYLESLGILGSVPAALLIVSLLGLLFYLMTRCCDRKPRPAHSITSLKVALSIVTVMCCAAIGLGLYGNDDLHNGLLEVLTAGRKVDNLVTTIRNQTHILENTLTNRIRPQLVELADIFDQPVSNQTALSKLFVSLNIVQGNVTLATNAASDIRRPLMGISMTHFLTRGDQWELIRWPGTVATLALLLVLCAVLLVGVARHSRCALILFSVCGLLAVTGSWLMSGLYLSSSVAVGDLCISPADFLVSTAPRDLPTNVLLHYTQCEPGHTNPFTQRLRESQNSLNNARSAMATVMKISLVLFKSSGLQPKLGAVNADLNSSERLLTQLTALVDCKAVHHNFLAAARGLCEGGLLGLVLMLIASFIAAILLTIMVWVDSHTWIYIRKRNDYAQVDEPSYISHPAPQNHQQMMNAARTLPRNHNGHFSPPVISGSHTLQHPSKRQQHEMMAHAHIQQNMRAMGTHTLGRLPSHNHSPTHMTGPNNAAAVAAAANAAANMPPTTQAAQQQQQQQQAQQQQQQAQQQLGGPQPIYCHHPHQHPHPHQHPHSHSAAAVAAAVQHQHAIYHQQQAQQYGTYTTAAHHAPHHLGPGQSQIYQQIPAHLAPQLAANGNPHSIYQPLVAVSQGSIYVSNLATMRRQNSQGGPQIPAHQHPPSLHQQQQQPPPPSQQQQQLHQLKSPQQHQQQLQQHQQQQHQQQQHQQQQLHQQQQQQQHHQQQQQNESDVVPISTAMDSAIYDRDKQIYKCSTLRQGGKFDPKYKPSILNCPLPEIPKDAEQPKVESIYEQRQQAHHQNYSKTLQRPPMKLPPQMKAIPPPRIGTPTSPPPPVAQPLNEANGGVPSGLQNGGGGVGGGGNANEDTSLPPPPLEAQTEATKGRMGAGPAANGKVLHNGGGGGGVPGGGGGAVDDDDDLPPPPPAITDESNYAVTEL